In Sphaerisporangium siamense, the DNA window GGTGGCCCGCGAGGAGGATCGGAACGGGTCAGTAGCGACTAGCCAGGTCGCGCGGGTGTGGCCAATCCACTTGGCCACACCTGACCACGCCAGGCAGATGGCGAGACAGGCAGGCCCCCTGCTCGAATCGGGGCATGACGAGCATCCGAGCGTGTTACGGCGGGGGCGGGTGGCGAACGCGCGGGGGAGAGCCCCCGGAGAGCGTGCCAAGTTTCAAGGTTCGATTTCCCCGGGAGCGAGGCATTCCCGCTCGGCCGTCGGCCACGGGGCCGTATGCGCGTTGCGGCTGGTCGAGGCGTTTTTGGTGGGGTGGTGGGAGACCCCGCGCAGCCGCTCCCGCGTCTCTCCCCGCGCCGTGAAAACCCCTGCAGAACCCTGCGGAAACCCTTACATCCAGACCGAGACGGCATCGCATGTGCGGCCTCGAACGTTTCCCACTTCGCGTCGGAGATTCCCCGAGATGACGAGAGATGACGGGGGATTACCGGGGAAGACGGAGGATGCCAGAGGACGCCGGGGGAACATTTAGGAACACGAAGTGACACGGCAGCCAAGTAGAGCAAAGTGCGGCTAAGTAGGGCCGATTTCTGTGCGTCCTTGTGCGTCCTTGTGCGGCGGTGTCCGGCCTGGTCCGGCGTGGTCCGGTCTCGTCGGTCACCGTGTCGGCCGGGCCTGGATGGTGCGCCGTGAGCGCACATATTGACGCAATCTTCGCGGGTTCTCTAGCCTCGAAAAGCAACCTGGAGGTACCCCCGCGATGAAGGCAACCGACACCCCTGTCATTCACCCCCTGCGCAAATGGCGGCGCGACCGCGGCATCACGCTTTTGGAGGCGTCCGGGCTGACCGGGGTGCACGCCTCGGCGCTCTCGCGGATCGAGCGCCGCCAGATCAACCCCCGCCCCATGACGAAGGTGGCGATCGCCCGCGCGCTCGGCGCGCCGGTCGGCCGGCTGTTCCCCGCCCCCGGCGCCGACCCGCTCGCCCCCCGGCCCCGTCGAAAGCCCGGCCGTCCGGCGTCCTCCAGGCCCGCAGATCCGCAGACCCCTTGACCGGCCCGGCCCCCTGCTGGTCTGTCCCCGCGGGGAGGATCTGGCGGGCCGGAGGGGGCGCCGTCCCACAACGTGGGCGAACTCCGGGGCGTGAGTGATCTGCGTGAGCGATCGGAGCGAGACGTTAACCATCGCCGGTTGGTACGACACGGGCATGCACGCCGCGACATGCGCCCACCGGCCCCCACCAGGGCCGGGCGACGTTAACGAAGAAACCTGTTACGACACCGCCATGCACAACCCGACCCCTGCCCACCAGGCGTTTCGCCCGGCCGTCTTCCCGGCCCGGTCACAGCAGCTCCAGCTCGAGGTCACCGCCCTCGTCGTCTTTCTCTCTCCAGCCGACGGCGCCGCCTTCGTGGCGTTTGCGGTCCTGGTCGGCCAGGCGCCGGGCAAGGACCCGCTCCAGCTCCGAGGCCGGCGGTTCGGTGTCCACGTGCCCCAGGAAGGGTTCGTCCTTCAACAGGGGCAGGGCGATGTCGGCCTGGCGCATCTGCTGGCGCAGCTCCCGCAGCTTGCCCTCGTGGTACAGGGCCAGTTGCTCGAAGCTCTCGGCCTGACGGAGCAGCTCGCTGGCCCGGGTGGTGACGGCGCTGATGCGCTGGGAGGCCAAGGCACGGTCGGCCTCGCTGGCGGCGGGGTCGTGCTGCTGGGCGCGGAGCTCGTCGGCGACCTTCCAGTTCCTGGCGGCATCCTGACGCAGGCGGTCGGCCAGCCAGATCCTGTCTCGCCAGAGAGCGACCGCGGTGGCGTGCTCGCGCCACAGTCGCACCGCTGCCGCGCCATGCGACCAATCCCCGGCCGGGCTTGTGACGCCGCGCTCGTCGTCGCCGCGGTCGGTGGGGAACGGCGCCGAGCCCTCGATCCACTGGGCGGCCTGCCAGGTGTCCACCGTCACCCCTGGCAGTACCTCGGCCGTGACCGCGTGGCCGATCGGCAGCATCAGTTGCAGCGGAGGGACCTCCAGCGCGCGGGCCATGACGAGCACCTCGGCCAGGCTCACGCCCTGGCGCAGGCCGCGCTCCAGCTTGGCGATGACCGAGCGGTCCATCGGCAGGCCGAGTTCGGCGCACCGGTCGGCGAGCGCCTGGGCGCTCATCCGCTGCCGGCGCCGGGCCTGCTGCACCCGTTCTCCCACGTCCCGCGCGATCCGCCCCGCCCATTCCATGCTGTGTTCCATGGCGGAACAGTATTGCGACATACCGCGACTTGACAACACAACGTTGGTTGCTCTACCCCTGTGATCGTGTTCTACGTACACCCGAAATTGAGGTTTTCATGACCGTGGTGGAACAGTATTTGTCGCGTCAGATAGTGGCCGCTCGCGTCGGGGTGTGCGTGCGGACGCTGGAGCGGTGGGAGAAGCGCGGCATCGGCCCGGCGCCGATCCGCGTGGGCCCGCGCCTGGTGCGCTACCGGGCCGCCGAGGTGGACGCCTGGATGGCCGCGCCGGAGGCCGAGGACCGGTGAACGAGACGACGAAGGGCGGCCCCTGCCCGGACCGCCCTTCACCCACGTATCTGGCGACCCGCCCGGCCACCATCGCCAGCATAACCACGCCCGCCCACGCTTCTACGGTCATGGGGAAGGCGCGTTGATGGCCGCATCTACGGACACCGGCGACGACGTCGGCGCCAAACAAGGCGAGTGGAACGACGTGGTCCGGCGGGCACGCATCGGCAGGGAGAAGAAGCTGGCGATGCTCATGCTGAGCTCCTACGCCAACTCCGACGGCACCAGCATCTACTGCGGGGTCGCGCGCCTGGCCGTCGACTGCGGAGTCTCCTACCGCACGGCCGGCCGCTACCTGGCGTGGGCGCGCGAGGTCACGCTGCTGCAGATGGTCAAGCGGGGCAACCACCGCAAGGGCCGGTCCGATGAGTACCGGCTGATCCTCGGTCACCTGGTGAACGAGAAGGTGACGATCCCCGACCCTGACGCCTACCGCAAGCTCGTCGGCGAGATCGCCTCCGCCAACCGCGCCGACTCCAAGCGCCGCCAAAGCGCACTCCCCGACCAGGACGACCAGGACGACGCGGAGGAGCCATCTTCTACGGACACCATTGATGACCGTAGAAGTGAACCGGCCCCCCAGCCGCAGCAGGCCGATCTACGGACACAGGGGGACCGTAGATCGGCCTCCCGTCCGGACGCATCTACGGACACCCAGACGTCCGTAGGAACAGGTTTCTACGGACACAGCGACACCGTTTCTACGGACACCCCTGATGTCCGCCCACCTTCCATAGATCACCGCACCTCTTCTACGGACCTTCCATGGGCGAAAACTGATCTCCGTAGCGCGCGGTACCCGTCCGCGCGCGCGAGCGACGGCGACGGGCAAAAGCAGTCATCGACAAGGAGGAAGCCGCAGGCGGCCTGCAATCGGTGCGGCACCGTCCTGGACCCGGACGGCACTTGCTTCACCTGCCACGCCGTGCCGCGGCCGCGCACGAGCCCGGCGTCGTGAGCGGGTTTCTACGGACACCCCGCCGCGCGACCCCCCACCCCCCCTGGCGGCCGGCGCCCTCGTGCTCAAGTTGGCGTCGGTCGGCCGGAAACCCCCGGCGACGTCGCGCGTTCGGCGTTCCCGAACGTCTTCCCTCCCTGCGGTCTGGTCGCGTGACCCGCTCGGGATCGTCTGAGTCGAACGCAGGAGCGACGACCAGCGGTCACCGGACCCGAAGGTCATCAAGACCCGTGACCGTCTCAGAAACGATCTGAGCGCGTCGATGACGGGTGCGGGACACGCGACGAGACGAGACACCCCATGCGACCCCGGCACCCCATGCAACCCCCGCGACCTCATGGACGGCATCGGGGCGTCGTCGACCTCATGGACGCACCCATGAGGGTGCCCCCGCGTGGCCGACCCATCGGACCGCCCCCGCGGACAGGTCATGAAGACCGGCCCGGCGCGGCCAGGTCATGAACGCCCCTGGGCCGCCCGGGCGGCGGGTCAGCGCGCCGGGTCGGGCAGGTGGAGCACCACGGCGGTGGCGTCGTCGCGCTGGCCGTCGAGGCCGGCCGCGGCGGCCGCGGTGAGGGCGTCGGCCAGGGCCTGCGGGTCGGCCCGGTGCCGCACGGCCAGCGCGGTCATGAGCTGGTGCGGTGTCTGGTCGTGCACGCCGTCGGAGGTGAGCACCACCAGCGCGGGAGCGCGCACCCACGCCTCGGCGACGGTGGCCACCGCGGCGGTGGCCACGCTGGTGCGTACCCAGTGGGCGGCCCGCCGGACGGGCTCGCCGTCGTACCCGCACATCGCGAGTTGCTCGGCCAGGTTGTGATCCACGGTGAGCGGCCGCAGGTCCTCGCCGTCCAGCAGCGAGGCGCGGCAGTCTCCCACCCAGGCGATCCGCATCCGGTCATCGCCCGCCGCCACGGCCGCCACCACCGCCACGGCGTCGGGCTCGGGCTCGTCGTCGTCGCCGGGATCGGCCACCAGCTCGGTGGCGGTGAGCAGGCCGGCCAGCGGTCCGCGGCGCGCGGCCACGCGCGCGGCGACCTCGGCGAGCATCCGCGCCACCGCGGCCACCTGCGGGCTGTGCCCGATCCCGTCGACCACCGCGGCCGCCACCGCGCCGTCGGCCTGGCGGCGCACCGCAGCGGCGTCCCCGCTGGGGTCGATGGTGCCCGGTCGGGTCGCCACCCCGACGGTGAGGCTCACGTGGTCCGTCATGGTCGTCATAACCGGCAGCGTAGGAGGACGGCCGGGGAGGGCCTTAACGCTCGGCTAACGCAAGGCCGGGCCCGCTGCGGTCGCTTGCAGGTGCCGGAGCAGGGCGAGCTCGCGGCGGCAGGGCGTGCAGTCGGCCTCGCCCTCCGCCGGCCGTCCTTCCTGCGGGGCGAAGCCGAACCCGCACAGCGTCTCGGGGAAGCGGTCCATGGGCGCCGGGACGTAGTGCGTCCCGTGGTCGGTGCGGTCCTCCACCACCCGCACCGCAGCGGGCTCGCCGCCGTCGTAGGGCGCGCCGGCGGGCCAGTCGTAGGCGGGCGAGGCGTCGCAGCGCATCCGGTAGTCCGGCCCGGTCCACTTGCGGCCGTAGAACACGCGGTTGGCCGCGTCGATCTCGTCGGCCAGGCGCTCGAAGGAGATGTCGTAGTCCGCCATGTGCGCCCAGCGGTCCCCGGGGGCGTGCTCGGGGTGGCCGTAGTGGTCGGCGGCGAGCTGGCGGAACATCAGCAGCAGCCGCTCCACGTCGTGGCGGCGCACCCGCACGGTGTCGCTCCGCTGGTCGTAGCCGTGCGGGTCGCTGGTCGTCTTCGGCACGGGCGTGCCCCTCTCGGTGGTGTGGCGTCTCCGGCGCTGCTTGTGACCCCGGAGCGGCGGACGTCTCCGCATCCTTCCCGCCCGCCGGCCGGGCCGCCGTGTTCGCCGCGCGGGCGGCCCGTCAGGCCGTCACGGCGGTCAGCAGAGCACCGCGGCGGTCTGGGCGTCACGCTCGCCGTCGCGGCCGGGGGTGACGGCCTGGCGGGTGCCGGGACGGGCGAAGGATCGCGGTACGTTCGCGCTCCGAACGTGCGTGGCAATCCCGCTAACGTTTTCCCTGTCGGTACTTGTCGCCACGAGATGGACGCTCGGTCGTCGGCCCTCCGCGCGGGGGTCGACCGGGTAGCCCCGCCGGTTGAGCCCCCACTCAAACCACGGAGGGGCGGAGGAGCGGTACATGAGCGGCAAGCGCCGGCGGAGCCGTAAGCAGCCAGGCCGGGACGGAGGAGGTTGGTGGCCCGTGATCGTCAGGGCCCTGCTGATCCTCTTGGACTGGAGGATGAACGGCAGCCGCGGGCCCAGGTGGTGGTGACGACCACTTCCCTGAGCCCGCAGTAAGGCAAGACCGCAAAAGGGGGGTCCCGATCTTGGTTACCAGGCCGGTCGGGGCCCTTTGCGCGTTTCGCGTGCCGCTTAGGTGCACTGCACCTAAGCTCGCCCAGGCTATCAGCGGGGTCTTTGACAGGTGAATGCCCTGGTAGGCCCGGCGTTCACAGATGTCAGCCCTGCTGCAAGAAGGTCCCTCGCATGTCGCCGCCGGCTGCTGGACCCGCTCCAGGAGGATGAGCGGAAGGCGTTCGATGGGCGGGTTCGCCGGACGCGACCCCGAGCGGGTGAGTCATGGGGCGGTGTCGGCTGGTGTCGGTCGGTGTGGTGTCGTGTCGGCTCGTTCTGGGTTTCGATAACATGCCTTATCGCAACCCAAGATCGAGGGTTTCGCCCGGCATGGAAAGGACGTCGCGGATGACCGAACTCGCCCCGCTTCCCCCCGGCGGCCTCGCCCCGGCCGACGATAGGCCCGCCGATCGGGAGCTGAGCCCGGCCGCCCGCGAGCGCCTGGCCGCCGGTCTGGCCGCCAACACCGGCCGCGCCTACGCCCGCGACTGGGCGGCCTTCACCGCCTGGTGCGCCGCCGCCGGCCGCACCCCGCTCCCGGCGACCGCCGAGACCCTCACCGAGTACGTCACCCACCTGGCCGCCACCCCGACCGCCCGCGGCACCCTCCCGGCGCCCTCCACCATCGAGCGGGCGCTGGCGTGCGTGCAGTCCCGCCACAAGAAGGCTGGCCTCCTGCTCAACGCCGAGGGCGCCCGCCTGGCGCTGCGCGCCTACCGCAAGGAACGCGCCGCCGCCGGGACCCGCGCCCGCAAGGCCCCGCCCGCCGTCCTGGACGACCTGCGCGCCATGGTCGACGCCTGCGACCCCACCACGCTGGCCGGGCTGCGCGACCGCGCCGCCCTGGTGCTCGGCTTCGCGCTGATGGGCCGCCGCAGCGAGCTGGCCGCCCTCGACATCGAGGACCTGGCCCCGACCGTCGAGGGCCTGGAAGTGCTCATCCGGGCCTCCAAGACCGACCAGGACGCCATCGGCGAGGTCGTCCCGCTGCCCTACGGCTCCCACCCCGACACCTGCCCCGTCCGCGTGGTGCAGGCATGGACCACCGCCCTGGCGAAGCTCGGCGTCACCGCCGGCCCCCTGCTGCGCGGCATCGACCGGCACGGCCGCATCACCACCGCCACCCCCGGGGCATCGGGCAAGGCCGCCGCGCGGATCAGCGGGCACGGGCTCAACCTCATCGTCCGCCGCGCCGCCGTCCGGGCCGGGCTGCCCGGCGCCGAGACCTACACCGCCCACTCGCTGCGCGCCGGCGGCGCCACCGCCGCCGCCAAGGCCGGGGCGCCGGTCTCGGCGATCGCCCGGCACGGCCGGTGGTCGGAGAAGTCCCCGGTCGTGCACGGCTATATCCGCGCCGCCGACAAGTGGCGCGACAACCCGATGCGCGGGGTCGGCCTGTGACTCCCTTCGAGGCGCTGGCCGACATCGCGGCCGCCGCCCGCGCCGCCTACGCCGGCGGGGCGCACCTGCGGGTGCGCTCCAGCGGCATCGTCCACCAGGTCGCCATGACCCGCTGGCTCGGCGGCCACCTGATGCCGGGCCCGGCGTGCATGGTCGGCGTCAGCGGCTGGGACCCCGGCGCGGCCCACCCCGACCACGGCGAGGTGACCTGCCGCCGCTGCCTGAAGCTCCACCAGCCCCCGCCCGATGGGCAGCTCGACCTGTTCGACGCCCCCGCCCCCGGCCTGGCCCCGCAGCAGCTGCCCGCCTGGTGACCCGGACGCGGACCTAGGTCCATGCATAGGCAACCACCTACATTCTTAGGCGCGTACCTGCGTGCGCGGGTACGCGCGTACCTGCGCGCCTAGGCGCGTAGGCGCGCACGCGCAATTACCGCCAGGCCGGGCGGCGGCCCCTCGGGACACGCCGCCGTCTTGCCGGATGCAGACCCAGGCACGACCACCGGACTACCTGGCCGCCCGCGCAGGTGGCGCCGCATAGGAGTTTTCCGACACGCCTACGCGCGTGTGCGAGGGGTTTCCGCTTGACCAGGACCCCTTGACCGGCACAGCTGGCCCGGCGCGCCCGCGCGCGTTGGTCTCCTGGCGAAACTGGCGAAACCTCGGCCTCGAGGTGGAGGAGCGCGCCAGGACGGGGAGGGTTTCGTGGGTTTCGTGAGGCACTCCCGCGCGCCTGCGCGGGGGAATTTCGGGACTTTCGGGACGCCTCTACACGCGGTCGCGCGAGGGACGTTTCGACGTTCACCCTCCCCGGTGTACGGATTTCCGTACAGTGAGGGCATGCCATCCGAGACCATCGAACCCAGCGACGACGGATACCTCGTCCACCTCCAGACCACCATGACCGCCGCCGAGGCCGAGGAGGTCGGGCGCCGTCGCCTCCGTGACGCCAGTGAGATCACCCACGCGGCGGCCTGGGGGCTGCTCCTGCTGGCACGCCTGGAACGCCAGGCGCCGAGCGGGGCGGAGGAGACCGAGGACCGTCAGGCGGAGCTGCGTGGGCTGATCCGCGCTCTGGAGCAGCGCATTCTGCCCAGGCTGGAGGGGCTTCGGGACGCGGCGGTGCGCTGGCACCGCGACCTTGACGGCTCCCATGGCCAGCTCGCCGAGGCGATGGGCGTCCCGCGTTCCACCGCCCAGACCCGCCTCGGCGCGCTGCTGGAGCGCGAGGTGTCTGACGGGGAGCGGTGGGCACGCGGCCAGTGAGACGTCCGGCACGGGTTTCACGACTTTCGCGACACCCCTACGCGCGCGCACGCGCGCGCGACCCCCTCTCTAGGGCTCTGACCTGCGGAAACGCCGATGATCTTATGTGATAAGGGACATTGACACATACAATTCCGCGTTTGCCCAGGTCAGAGGTCGTTCTCCGGGGGTGTTTCCCGGTTCCGCTTGCGCGCGTCAGGGTTCCCTGACATAGTGGATGTGTCAGGGAACCCTGACGTGCGTCTGGGAGGAAGGGGAGCCGATGGGGTGGGGCACTATCGAGGGGCACGAGGGGTGGGGCCCCGCGGTCTTCCCCGACGGCCGGCTGTCGGTCGGGTCCAGCGGTGGCGGAGCCATGGTGCGCGGCCCGGATGACCGGCTGGAGAAAGGCGTTGACGGCCGGACCGCGATCGGCTGGCAGGCGGCGTGTGAGTGCGGGTGGCGCGGCCCGCTGTGGCGGCGCGTCGCCACCGCCGGCGAGCACGCCCCGGACCGTCACCAGGTGTTCGTGCCCGACGTCGACCGGTACGGCGACGCCGCCGAGGAACTCCAGGCGGCGATGCGCGCCGAGTGGAGCGGCCACGCCGCCGACGCCCGCGACCCGCTGGAGCAGGTACGCGAGCAGGCCCGCGAGGCCGGCGCCGCTCAGGCCCGGCTGACCGACGCCGTGCACGCCGCCCGCCAGGCCGGCCACTCGTGGGCCGACATCGGGCAGGCGGTCGGCATCACCCGCCAGTCCGCCCACGAACGCTGGGCCCGCCTCACCACCGCCACCACCGACGCCGCCGCCCAGGAGGCCCGATGACCCGCGAGCCGTTGCAGCTGACCCCGGCGGGCAAGACCTACACCGCCGCCGAGCTCGGCCAGATGGCCGGCCACATCGCCGCCTGCGCGTTGTGCACCGGGGACGACGAGCAGATGCGGGAGGCTACCTACGCCGAGGACCTGCCGCCCGAGGAGCTGGAGGACTACATCCGCCTGGCCCACGGCGTGGAGGACTGGCGCCAGGCGGTCGGCCGGTGACCCCGCCGCCCTCAGACCGACCCGACCGAGCAAGGGAGCACGAGCAGATGAGCGACACCGACCAGACGCGCGAGCAGGTGCGCCTCGTGCCGTGGGAGACCGTCACCGACGCCGGGGGCCGCCGCGCCTGGACCGCCGGGCAGCTGCGCGCGGCGATCGCGCACCTGGCCGACGACGCGCCGATCGTGGTGTACGTGGCCACCGACGACGACGGGGAGGACTCCCAGATCATCGTGGACGGCTGCCACGCCGAGATCGCCGGGACCGACCAGCCCGATCCGCTGTACGGCATCACCTGCGCCTGGCCCGCCAACCCCAACCTCCACATCTGGCCAGACGCCTGGTCGAGCGATGAGGACCGCCGCCCGCCTGCCTGACCCCTCGGCCGTCACCGCACAAGCCCGGACACCGGCCTCGCAGCACCACGCTGCGGGGCCCTTTTTCGCGCCGATTCACAGGGTCAGTCGCGGAGCGAGTTAGTAGGTAAGTCCGACCTACCGCCCCGCGCGGCGCCGTCGACGAGCCCGGCGCGCAGGCCCTCGCACCGCCAGGCGCTCATGATCGAATGCAAATTATCTGTACTGAATCAAGGGCGCCCCCACCGGCGGTGGGGGCGCCTCCGCGGTTGCCGAAAGAACCGCACGGGCAGCCTTCGGATGATTCCCCCGACGAAGGAGACGGCTATGGGCAACACCATCAACAGCATGTACGGGCCTGGCGAGCATGAGGACAGGGCGACGTCGCTCGCGTACGAGAACCCCGAGATAGCCAAGGTGTTCGCCATCCTCGCGCTCGCCTCGGCAGTCAACCGGTTAGCCGAGGCCCACGAGCAAGCCCACTCCTGAGCCGCCGATGTGATTGCCGAATTGTTCTTGTAGGTCATCAAGCGGCGGCCCCCGCGGCCGCGCGGCACGCCGCGCGCCCGGCGGCCAGCCGATCCGGGCGTGCGTCCCTTCGGGACGGTCCCGGCCGGCGCCGCCCGGCGCGCTCCCGCCGACCCGGGACCAGGCCGCCGCCCTCGCCTCCAGGGCAGACGCGCGCGATGGCACGTACACACGGCAAAAAGGGGCGCCGCAACGCGGCATCGACGCGAGGCGCTGAGATCGCCTGTACGGCCCGCGCGCGTCCCCCGGCGACCGAGGGCCGCCCCGGGATCCAGGATCGATCAGGGACAACCACAGCTCCGCACGGGCGATCTCGCGGCCCGGCCCCCGTGCCGGTTTTCAGGGACCGGGGCGGCGTCGACCCCGCTCCGAGTCGAGAACTTTCTCTCCGAGGCCGCGCGGCCCCAGAGGCGATGATGGCGAACGGATTGCTATGGCCCGTGGGCGCCTGGGGCCTGCCTCACGACCGGTGCCGCCCGATCACGCCTGCGGCCAGCTGCGAATGAACTGGCGCAGCCGGGCGACGTCGCGACGCTCGGCGTCGAGGGATCGCCGCCACGCCTGCTGGTCGATCCAGTGGGCGATCGTGGCGTCGATGAGGCTGCGCAGCTGCGCGGGGTCGAGGGCCTCGGCCTCCCACTGGGCCGGGGTGGCCGGGTCCAGGCCGTGGCGGGCGGCGAACGCGGGCCAGCGCGGATCGCCGGCCTTGCCCGGCGCGGCGGGCAGGCCGTAGCCGAGGACCTGGTCGTGGGTGAGGGCGATCTGTTCCACGGTCGACCAGCAACCGCAGGTGCGGGCGAGCCAGTCGGTGAGGATTGCCTCGCCGCTGGCGTCGTGGTCGCCGACGTAGGCCAGCACCGCCGGCCGTGGATCGGCCGCCACGCGGTCGCGGACCCGACGCACGTAGGTCTCGCTGGAGAAACCGCGCAGCACCAGGACGGGCAGCCCGTAGGCGAGGGTCCAGCCGGTGATCTGCGCGCGCAGCGTGTCCTTCTCCGCGGCCAGGTACAGCGCGACCGGCTGGTGCTCCATCCGGTCGCGCCGG includes these proteins:
- a CDS encoding helix-turn-helix domain-containing protein; the encoded protein is MKATDTPVIHPLRKWRRDRGITLLEASGLTGVHASALSRIERRQINPRPMTKVAIARALGAPVGRLFPAPGADPLAPRPRRKPGRPASSRPADPQTP
- a CDS encoding helix-turn-helix transcriptional regulator, which codes for MTVVEQYLSRQIVAARVGVCVRTLERWEKRGIGPAPIRVGPRLVRYRAAEVDAWMAAPEAEDR
- a CDS encoding DUF6225 family protein, encoding MSDTDQTREQVRLVPWETVTDAGGRRAWTAGQLRAAIAHLADDAPIVVYVATDDDGEDSQIIVDGCHAEIAGTDQPDPLYGITCAWPANPNLHIWPDAWSSDEDRRPPA
- a CDS encoding tyrosine-type recombinase/integrase; the encoded protein is MTELAPLPPGGLAPADDRPADRELSPAARERLAAGLAANTGRAYARDWAAFTAWCAAAGRTPLPATAETLTEYVTHLAATPTARGTLPAPSTIERALACVQSRHKKAGLLLNAEGARLALRAYRKERAAAGTRARKAPPAVLDDLRAMVDACDPTTLAGLRDRAALVLGFALMGRRSELAALDIEDLAPTVEGLEVLIRASKTDQDAIGEVVPLPYGSHPDTCPVRVVQAWTTALAKLGVTAGPLLRGIDRHGRITTATPGASGKAAARISGHGLNLIVRRAAVRAGLPGAETYTAHSLRAGGATAAAKAGAPVSAIARHGRWSEKSPVVHGYIRAADKWRDNPMRGVGL
- a CDS encoding helix-turn-helix domain-containing protein; this translates as MEHSMEWAGRIARDVGERVQQARRRQRMSAQALADRCAELGLPMDRSVIAKLERGLRQGVSLAEVLVMARALEVPPLQLMLPIGHAVTAEVLPGVTVDTWQAAQWIEGSAPFPTDRGDDERGVTSPAGDWSHGAAAVRLWREHATAVALWRDRIWLADRLRQDAARNWKVADELRAQQHDPAASEADRALASQRISAVTTRASELLRQAESFEQLALYHEGKLRELRQQMRQADIALPLLKDEPFLGHVDTEPPASELERVLARRLADQDRKRHEGGAVGWREKDDEGGDLELELL
- a CDS encoding SpoIIE family protein phosphatase: MTTMTDHVSLTVGVATRPGTIDPSGDAAAVRRQADGAVAAAVVDGIGHSPQVAAVARMLAEVAARVAARRGPLAGLLTATELVADPGDDDEPEPDAVAVVAAVAAGDDRMRIAWVGDCRASLLDGEDLRPLTVDHNLAEQLAMCGYDGEPVRRAAHWVRTSVATAAVATVAEAWVRAPALVVLTSDGVHDQTPHQLMTALAVRHRADPQALADALTAAAAAGLDGQRDDATAVVLHLPDPAR